The proteins below are encoded in one region of Fulvia fulva chromosome 9, complete sequence:
- a CDS encoding Transposon Tf2-6 polyprotein has protein sequence MYFKDLRKRLQEYIDHCPVCAENQTLRHKPFGFLNPIDVPEMPMAVQTADWIVKLPPTSEGFDALLTVTCKKSKRILLVPGRETWTAEEWADAYLTSLRKCSWMIPMALVCDRDPKWLSAFFRRLFGCLNARLLAATAHHPQTDGQSERTNQTVEIAMRYFVTANQDANWTDVLPDLQSFLNSSKNATTGVSPDQYLFGFDLNTDALIGLRQLPDEDFRALRLQYREQADEALDFANVRMKDRYDDKHERKTFDVGDYVYLRLYHGYKVHGEKSRKFGP, from the coding sequence ATGTATTTCAAGGATCTGAGGAAGCGGCTCCAGGAGTACATAGACCACTGCCCGGTTTGCGCTGAAAACCAGACCCTGCGTCATAAGCCCTTCGGTTTCTTGAATCCCATAGACGTACCCGAGATGCCCATGGCAGTTCAGACCGCGGACTGGATCGTGAAACTACCCCCTACGTCCGaaggttttgacgccctaCTTACTGTGACCTGTAAGAAGTCCAAGAGGATCCTTCTGGTGCCAGGCCGCGAGACGTGGACTGCGGAAGAATGGGCCGACGCATACTTGACCTCGCTTCGCAAGTGCAGCTGGATGATACCTATGGCGCTTGTCTGCGACAGAGACCCTAAGTGGTTGAGCGCTTTTTTTAGACGACTTTTCGGATGCCTTAACGCAAGACTCCTGGCGGCCACCGCCCACCACCCGCAGACCGACGGTCAGTCTGAGAGGACGAATCAGACGGTGGAGATCGCGATGAGATACTTCGTCACCGCTAACCAGGATGCTAACTGGACAGACGTCCTTCCCGACCTACAGTCTTTTCTCAACTCGTCTAAGAATGCAACTACAGGAGTCTCACCCGATCAATATCTGTTTGGGTTCGACCTCAATACCGACGCCCTGATAGGCCTCCGACAACTACCGGACGAGGATTTCCGTGCCCTACGCCTCCAGTACCGAGAACAAGCAGACGAGGCACTCGACTTCGCCAACGTCCGCATGAAGGATCGATACGACGACAAGCACGAGAGAAAGACTTTTGATGTGGGAGATTACGTTTACCTTAGGCTCTACCACGGGTACAAAGTGCACGGAGAAAAGTCGAGGAAGTTCGGCCCCTAG